Proteins found in one Streptomyces sp. NBC_00461 genomic segment:
- a CDS encoding PadR family transcriptional regulator encodes MTQAAFFVLTALADQPRHGYGILREVEELSDGTVRLRVGTLYGVLDRLTADGLIVLDREEVHEGRLRRYYRLTDEGMRALDAEAERMAAGASAAKERIAEGRKAPGAAANPVTKPSVNPSAGPGLAGGMA; translated from the coding sequence ATGACTCAAGCGGCGTTCTTCGTCCTCACCGCTCTGGCCGACCAGCCCCGGCACGGCTACGGGATCCTGCGGGAGGTCGAGGAACTGTCCGACGGCACCGTGCGGTTGCGCGTCGGCACCCTGTACGGCGTGCTGGACCGGCTCACCGCGGACGGGCTGATCGTCCTGGACCGCGAGGAGGTGCACGAGGGCCGGCTGCGGCGCTACTACCGCCTCACCGACGAGGGGATGCGGGCCCTCGACGCGGAGGCGGAACGCATGGCGGCCGGGGCCAGCGCCGCCAAGGAGCGGATCGCCGAGGGGCGCAAGGCGCCCGGAGCGGCCGCGAACCCGGTCACCAAGCCGTCCGTCAACCCGTCCGCCGGTCCCGGACTCGCAGGAGGTATGGCATGA
- a CDS encoding lamin tail domain-containing protein produces MRIRLVAATAAAGTLAVLAAVPAHATEYSSALKLKGVQYDAPGRDSNSCTSGNTKNEYLTIKNYSSGTTVNLKGYVVKDKTGNKFTFTKNHYLEPGDYVKLRGGHGTDSDSNNVVYRNNCNFIWNNDKDTIYLYKPSGAGADSHAYTKSNNDRDGNGYISFHG; encoded by the coding sequence ATGCGTATACGTCTTGTCGCCGCCACCGCCGCCGCGGGCACTCTCGCCGTGCTGGCCGCCGTGCCGGCCCACGCCACCGAGTATTCGTCGGCACTGAAGCTCAAGGGCGTCCAGTACGACGCGCCGGGCAGAGACTCCAACAGCTGCACCAGCGGGAACACGAAGAACGAGTACCTGACGATCAAGAACTACTCGTCGGGCACCACCGTGAACCTCAAGGGCTACGTGGTGAAGGACAAGACCGGCAACAAGTTCACGTTCACCAAGAACCACTACCTGGAGCCCGGTGACTACGTGAAGCTCCGTGGCGGCCACGGCACCGACTCCGACAGCAACAACGTCGTCTACCGCAACAACTGCAACTTCATCTGGAACAACGACAAGGACACGATCTACCTGTACAAGCCGTCCGGCGCCGGCGCGGACTCACACGCGTACACCAAGAGCAACAACGACAGGGACGGCAACGGGTACATCTCGTTCCACGGGTGA
- a CDS encoding DUF1152 domain-containing protein translates to MFSLTEPAFFTRLRDARRVLIAGAGGGFDVYAGLPLALALRSAGKEVHLANLSFADLNGLSLDVWLEEDVAAIRPDTVARGDYFPERTLARWLEGQDLPATVHAFPRTGVQPLRAAYRALIGHLGGVDAVVLVDGGTDILMRGDEHGLGTPEEDMASLAAVHGLDEIPERLVACLGFGVDAHHGVNHSLVLENLAALDRAGAYLGAFSLPRASREGARYLDAVEHARRNTPEYPSIVNGSVAAAVNGEFGDVRFTERTRDSELFINPLMALYFCVDAPALARRNLYLDRLENTVLMRQISTVIEEFRGELPLQRPPRAYPH, encoded by the coding sequence ATGTTCTCCCTCACCGAGCCCGCCTTCTTCACCCGCCTGCGTGACGCGAGGCGGGTGCTCATCGCCGGAGCAGGCGGCGGTTTCGACGTGTACGCCGGTCTCCCGCTGGCCCTCGCGCTGCGTTCGGCGGGCAAGGAGGTCCATCTGGCGAACCTCTCCTTCGCCGACCTGAACGGGCTCTCCCTGGATGTGTGGCTGGAGGAGGACGTCGCGGCGATCCGCCCGGACACCGTGGCGCGTGGGGACTACTTCCCCGAGCGCACGCTCGCCCGGTGGCTCGAAGGGCAGGATCTGCCGGCCACGGTCCACGCCTTCCCGCGCACGGGAGTCCAGCCGCTGCGCGCCGCCTATCGCGCGCTCATCGGGCATCTCGGCGGGGTGGACGCGGTGGTGCTCGTGGACGGCGGCACCGACATCCTCATGCGGGGCGACGAGCACGGGCTGGGCACCCCGGAGGAGGACATGGCCAGCCTGGCCGCCGTGCACGGGCTGGACGAGATACCCGAACGGCTCGTGGCCTGCCTGGGGTTCGGGGTGGACGCCCATCACGGGGTCAACCACTCCCTGGTGCTGGAGAACCTGGCCGCCCTGGACCGGGCCGGCGCCTACCTGGGCGCGTTCTCCCTCCCGCGCGCGAGCCGGGAGGGCGCCCGCTACCTCGACGCTGTGGAGCACGCCCGGCGGAACACGCCCGAGTACCCGAGCATCGTCAACGGCTCGGTCGCGGCGGCCGTGAACGGCGAGTTCGGTGACGTCCGGTTCACGGAACGCACCAGGGACAGCGAACTGTTCATCAACCCGCTGATGGCCCTGTACTTCTGCGTGGACGCACCCGCTCTGGCTCGCCGCAACCTCTACCTCGACCGGCTGGAGAACACCGTGCTGATGCGGCAGATCAGCACCGTCATCGAGGAGTTCCGCGGGGAACTGCCCCTGCAGCGACCGCCGCGCGCCTATCCCCACTGA
- a CDS encoding FAD-dependent oxidoreductase: MARVLVIGGGIAGSATALALCKAGLDVAVYEAHPDSAEDLGAFLTLASNGMRALAQIDASGAVTALGFPLTSMRVLDDAGAELAQVPLGEAADPLLQFRCLRRGDLNSALQEEAARRGIAVRHGARLTSVQDGPAGVTAHFSDGSTATGDLLIGADGLNSTVRQLISPDRRPLHAGQRVFYGYTGAAPLSEPAARITMVRGSTAAFGFAVSPDGETYWFARVSGDPLSADELAHGSPAGWRELLVPSLRKDATPAADIVAATGDDLLVTNATELPAGTPWRSGRTLLVGDAAHAASPATGQGASMALEDAVVLGKALRDAPDTDTALSLYESLRRPRVEHNIAVSGNISRGGASTPPATRSPAASRPGEDELARLLEWESDLRDTAQA; encoded by the coding sequence GTGGCACGAGTACTTGTCATCGGCGGCGGAATCGCCGGTAGCGCGACGGCGCTGGCCCTGTGCAAGGCGGGCCTCGACGTCGCCGTGTACGAGGCGCATCCCGACTCCGCCGAGGACCTGGGCGCGTTTCTCACCCTCGCGAGCAACGGCATGCGGGCGCTCGCCCAGATCGACGCCTCCGGCGCGGTCACGGCACTCGGCTTCCCGCTGACATCGATGCGGGTCCTGGACGACGCGGGCGCCGAGCTGGCCCAGGTGCCGCTGGGCGAGGCCGCCGACCCCCTCCTCCAGTTCCGCTGCCTGCGCCGCGGCGACCTCAACTCCGCGCTGCAGGAGGAGGCGGCACGCCGCGGTATCGCCGTCCGGCACGGCGCCCGCCTCACCTCCGTCCAGGACGGACCTGCCGGCGTCACCGCGCACTTCAGCGACGGCAGCACCGCCACCGGCGACCTGCTGATCGGCGCCGACGGCCTGAACTCCACGGTCCGACAGCTGATCAGCCCCGACAGGCGGCCGCTCCACGCCGGCCAGCGGGTCTTCTACGGCTACACCGGCGCCGCGCCCCTGTCCGAACCGGCCGCGCGCATCACCATGGTGCGCGGCAGCACGGCCGCCTTCGGCTTCGCCGTATCACCCGACGGGGAGACGTACTGGTTCGCGCGCGTGTCCGGCGACCCGCTGTCCGCCGACGAACTCGCGCACGGCTCACCGGCCGGATGGCGCGAGCTGCTGGTGCCGTCGCTGCGCAAGGACGCCACGCCTGCCGCGGACATCGTCGCCGCCACCGGTGACGACCTCCTGGTCACCAACGCCACCGAGCTGCCCGCCGGCACGCCCTGGCGCTCCGGCCGGACCCTGCTCGTCGGCGACGCCGCCCATGCCGCCTCCCCCGCGACCGGGCAGGGCGCGTCGATGGCGCTGGAGGATGCCGTGGTCCTCGGCAAGGCGCTGCGCGACGCACCGGACACCGATACCGCGCTCTCCCTCTACGAGAGCCTGCGCCGTCCGCGCGTGGAGCACAACATCGCCGTCAGCGGCAACATCTCCCGCGGTGGCGCCTCGACGCCGCCCGCCACCCGGAGCCCGGCCGCGTCCCGGCCCGGGGAGGACGAACTGGCACGGCTCCTGGAGTGGGAGTCGGACCTGCGGGACACCGCACAGGCCTGA
- a CDS encoding D-cysteine desulfhydrase family protein translates to MTDKITLSTWPTPLEPMPRLATHLGLRADDLWIKRDDLIGLGGGGNKVRKLEWFAGAAHAAGADTLVTTGAAQSNHARLTAAAGARLGLDVVLVFPGTPDGAANGSGNLVLDSLFGARIRWAGDGDPSALGAVAEGVCEQLRRDGARPFLIPFGGSSPLGARGYAEGGEELRAQLPDVAHVVVALGSGGTMAGLVGALGEERVLGIHVGAVPEPAATVAGLAGALTHRTLDPGSLRVRTDQVGAGYAVLHEPVLEAMRTAAATEGIVLDPVYTGRAMAGLVAAVRDGDIRSGEPTVFLHTGGLPGLFGHTVTVRRSVTALPSYEPV, encoded by the coding sequence ATGACGGACAAGATCACCCTGTCGACCTGGCCCACACCGCTGGAGCCCATGCCCCGCCTCGCCACCCACCTGGGCCTGCGCGCGGACGATCTGTGGATCAAGCGCGACGACCTGATCGGCCTGGGAGGAGGCGGCAACAAGGTCCGCAAACTGGAGTGGTTCGCCGGCGCCGCCCACGCCGCGGGCGCGGACACGCTGGTCACCACCGGAGCCGCACAGAGCAACCACGCGCGGCTCACCGCGGCCGCCGGTGCCCGCCTCGGTCTGGACGTGGTGCTCGTCTTCCCCGGTACGCCCGACGGCGCGGCGAACGGCTCCGGCAATCTCGTTCTGGACAGCCTCTTCGGGGCGCGGATCCGCTGGGCGGGGGACGGCGATCCGAGCGCCCTGGGAGCCGTCGCGGAGGGCGTCTGCGAGCAGTTGCGGCGCGACGGAGCGCGCCCCTTCCTGATCCCCTTCGGAGGATCGAGTCCGCTCGGGGCGCGCGGATACGCCGAAGGCGGCGAGGAACTGCGGGCCCAACTGCCGGACGTGGCACACGTGGTGGTCGCTCTCGGCTCCGGCGGCACCATGGCCGGTCTGGTCGGTGCCCTCGGCGAGGAGCGGGTGCTGGGCATCCACGTCGGTGCGGTTCCGGAACCGGCCGCCACCGTGGCCGGCCTCGCCGGTGCGCTCACTCACCGCACCCTCGACCCGGGCTCACTGCGGGTGCGCACCGACCAGGTCGGCGCGGGATACGCGGTGCTGCACGAACCCGTCCTGGAAGCGATGAGGACGGCCGCGGCGACCGAGGGGATCGTCCTGGACCCCGTCTACACCGGCCGGGCCATGGCGGGCCTCGTCGCAGCCGTCCGCGACGGGGACATCCGGTCCGGCGAGCCCACCGTGTTCCTGCACACCGGCGGGCTTCCGGGACTGTTCGGTCATACGGTGACGGTGCGCCGCTCCGTCACCGCACTGCCGTCCTACGAGCCCGTGTGA
- a CDS encoding FAD-dependent oxidoreductase has translation MPRPLRVAIVGAGPAGIYAADALLKSDVAAEPGVSIDLFERMPAPFGLIRYGVAPDHPRIKGIITALHQVLDKPQIRLFGNVDYPNDISLDDLRAFYDAVIFSTGATADRELRIPGIDLDGSYGAADFVSWYDGHPDVPRTWPLEAEKVAVLGVGNVALDVARILAKTADELLPTEIPANVHDGLKANKALEVHVFGRRGPAQAKFSPMELRELDHSPNIEVIVDPEDIDYDEGSIETRRGNKQADMVAKTLENWAIRDVGDRPHKLFLHFFESPTEILGEDGSVIGLRTERTVLDGTGNVKGTGEFKDWDVTAVYRAVGYLSDKLPKLPWDVDSGTVPDEGGRVIQESGEHLQSTYVTGWIRRGPVGLIGHTKGDANETVSNLLADHANGRLQTPGSPEPEAVDAFLAERDVRFTTWEGWYRLDAAEKALGEPQGRERVKIVEREDMLGASGA, from the coding sequence ATGCCGCGCCCCCTGCGGGTAGCCATCGTCGGAGCCGGCCCCGCCGGGATCTACGCCGCCGACGCCCTGCTCAAGTCCGACGTGGCCGCCGAACCCGGCGTGTCCATCGACCTCTTCGAGCGGATGCCCGCCCCGTTCGGCCTGATCCGTTATGGTGTCGCCCCCGACCACCCGCGTATCAAGGGCATCATCACGGCCCTGCACCAGGTGCTCGACAAGCCGCAGATCCGTCTCTTCGGCAACGTCGATTACCCGAACGACATCAGCCTGGACGACCTGCGGGCGTTCTACGACGCCGTGATCTTCTCGACGGGCGCGACGGCCGACCGCGAGCTGCGCATACCCGGCATCGACCTGGACGGCTCCTACGGCGCCGCCGACTTCGTCTCCTGGTACGACGGCCACCCGGACGTGCCGCGCACCTGGCCGCTGGAGGCCGAGAAGGTCGCCGTGCTCGGCGTCGGCAACGTCGCCCTCGACGTGGCCCGCATCCTCGCCAAGACCGCTGACGAGCTGCTGCCGACGGAGATCCCGGCCAACGTCCACGACGGCCTCAAGGCCAACAAGGCGCTGGAGGTCCACGTGTTCGGCCGCCGTGGCCCGGCGCAGGCGAAGTTCTCGCCGATGGAGCTGCGGGAGCTGGACCACTCCCCCAACATCGAGGTCATCGTCGACCCCGAGGACATCGACTACGACGAGGGCTCCATAGAGACCCGGCGCGGCAACAAGCAGGCCGACATGGTCGCCAAGACCCTGGAGAACTGGGCGATCCGCGATGTCGGCGACCGCCCGCACAAGCTGTTCCTGCACTTCTTCGAGTCGCCCACCGAGATCCTCGGCGAGGACGGCAGTGTCATCGGTCTGCGCACCGAACGCACCGTCCTCGACGGCACCGGCAACGTCAAGGGCACCGGCGAGTTCAAGGACTGGGATGTCACCGCGGTCTACCGTGCGGTCGGCTACCTGTCCGACAAACTCCCCAAGCTCCCCTGGGACGTCGACTCGGGCACGGTCCCGGACGAGGGCGGCCGGGTGATCCAGGAGTCCGGCGAGCACCTGCAGTCGACGTACGTCACGGGCTGGATCCGGCGCGGTCCGGTGGGTCTGATCGGCCACACCAAGGGCGACGCCAACGAGACGGTGTCCAACCTGCTGGCCGACCATGCCAACGGCCGTCTGCAGACGCCGGGTTCGCCCGAGCCCGAGGCGGTGGACGCGTTCCTCGCCGAGCGCGACGTCCGCTTCACCACCTGGGAGGGCTGGTACAGGCTGGACGCCGCGGAGAAGGCGCTGGGCGAGCCGCAGGGCCGTGAGCGCGTGAAGATCGTCGAGCGCGAGGACATGCTCGGGGCCAGCGGAGCCTGA
- a CDS encoding RNA polymerase sigma factor, with product MTALPSIGTRPHLGPSGDDASDATVVERSWDDPDAFAVLFNRYADDIHRYAARRLGTEAADDLMAETFVIAFQQRRRYDLSRPHARPWLYGIVTNLVGQHRRAEARRLKALARVAGALSAEGEALEDRVAARVSAENSRPQLAGALARLPARHRDVLLLIAWGDLDYAEAAEALGVPVGTVRSRLHRARTRLRQALGGSDPTALHEETEATEKTEETDRG from the coding sequence GTGACCGCCTTGCCGAGCATCGGAACCCGGCCTCACCTCGGCCCGTCCGGTGACGACGCCTCCGACGCCACGGTCGTAGAGCGGTCCTGGGACGATCCGGACGCGTTCGCGGTGCTCTTCAACCGCTACGCCGACGACATCCACCGCTACGCGGCGAGACGGCTCGGCACGGAGGCGGCCGACGACCTGATGGCCGAGACCTTCGTGATCGCCTTCCAGCAGCGACGCCGCTACGACCTGTCGCGACCGCACGCACGCCCCTGGCTGTACGGGATCGTCACCAACCTCGTCGGCCAGCACCGGCGCGCGGAGGCGCGTCGTCTCAAGGCCCTCGCGCGCGTCGCCGGCGCCTTGTCGGCCGAGGGCGAGGCTCTTGAGGACCGGGTGGCCGCGAGGGTCAGCGCCGAGAACTCCCGACCCCAACTGGCGGGCGCGCTGGCCAGGTTGCCCGCCCGCCACCGGGATGTGCTGCTGCTGATCGCCTGGGGTGATCTCGACTACGCGGAGGCCGCCGAGGCCCTGGGCGTGCCGGTGGGGACCGTGCGCTCACGGCTGCACCGGGCGCGCACCAGGCTGCGCCAGGCACTGGGCGGTTCGGATCCCACCGCCCTTCACGAGGAGACCGAGGCCACCGAGAAGACCGAGGAGACCGATCGTGGATGA
- a CDS encoding CU044_5270 family protein, which translates to MDDLTALREFEADVPALTDEARFAARDRLRHAIREESRPGRLSRRLVFRTAVAATAAAAVAGGAAVVAGREEDTDAPRMTPLSAAQLLRKAAGRSRSVAGGLPIPRNDQYLYTKTYITRTYVKGAKTRTWTDESWLSVDGSKPSWREEYGKIHHDPPLGRHEVRWPPTEYAKLATWPTDPDTLLKRLMMTGVESPEANGMAFMNACMLMTGPRVMPPGLEAATFEAVAKIPGIRLDYHDVDALGRHGIGVSYPRVTFSFVFDPRTYAYLGLRLKGSSAKKINGTWRQVGWYYEMRGLEEAGVVDRIGLHP; encoded by the coding sequence GTGGATGACCTGACCGCACTGCGCGAGTTCGAGGCCGACGTGCCTGCGTTGACCGATGAGGCCCGCTTCGCCGCCCGGGATCGCCTGCGGCACGCCATCCGGGAGGAGAGCCGCCCGGGCCGGCTGTCCCGAAGGCTGGTGTTCAGGACCGCAGTGGCCGCAACAGCCGCGGCCGCCGTCGCGGGAGGTGCCGCGGTCGTGGCCGGGCGCGAGGAGGACACGGACGCCCCCCGGATGACCCCCCTGAGCGCGGCGCAGCTGCTGCGCAAGGCCGCGGGCCGCTCCCGGTCCGTCGCCGGCGGTCTGCCGATTCCGCGCAACGACCAGTACCTGTACACGAAGACCTACATCACGCGGACGTATGTGAAGGGTGCGAAGACCAGGACCTGGACGGACGAGAGCTGGCTCTCCGTGGACGGCTCCAAGCCCTCCTGGCGGGAGGAGTACGGCAAGATCCACCATGACCCCCCGCTGGGCAGGCACGAGGTCAGGTGGCCGCCGACCGAATACGCCAAGCTGGCGACGTGGCCCACGGATCCGGACACGCTGCTCAAGCGGCTCATGATGACGGGGGTCGAGTCCCCGGAGGCCAACGGCATGGCGTTCATGAACGCGTGCATGCTGATGACGGGACCGCGTGTCATGCCGCCCGGCCTGGAGGCCGCCACCTTCGAAGCCGTCGCGAAGATCCCCGGCATCAGGCTCGACTACCACGACGTGGACGCTCTCGGCCGGCACGGGATCGGGGTCTCGTACCCGAGGGTCACCTTCTCGTTCGTCTTCGACCCCAGAACCTATGCCTACCTGGGCCTGCGGTTGAAGGGAAGCAGCGCGAAGAAGATCAACGGCACGTGGCGGCAGGTCGGCTGGTACTACGAGATGCGGGGCCTGGAAGAGGCGGGCGTCGTGGACCGTATCGGCCTGCACCCGTAG
- a CDS encoding chitosanase, producing the protein MRHPSSEPARPVRLSRRTVLAAVGATLATAPLLKPSHASAAAGCAGLDDPAKKEIAMKLVSSAENSSLDWKAQYKYIEDIGDGRGYTAGIIGFCSGTGDMLDLVQLYTDRKPGNVLARYLPALRQVNGSDSHDGLDPNFPRDWRKAAQDSAFQQAQNDERDRVYFNPALQQGRTDGLGTLGQFAYYDAIVMHGDGDDSTSFRNIRKRALRSAKPPAQGGSEVTYLGAFLDARVWAMKQEEAHSDTSRVDTEQRVFLRNGNLCLSTPLNWKVYGDSYHIG; encoded by the coding sequence GTGAGGCACCCCTCCAGCGAGCCCGCACGTCCTGTCCGGCTTTCGCGCCGGACCGTCCTCGCCGCGGTCGGCGCAACCCTGGCCACGGCCCCCCTCCTGAAGCCCTCGCACGCGTCGGCGGCCGCGGGCTGCGCCGGGCTCGACGACCCGGCGAAGAAGGAGATCGCCATGAAGCTGGTGTCGAGCGCGGAGAACTCCTCGCTCGACTGGAAGGCGCAGTACAAGTACATCGAGGACATCGGTGACGGCCGCGGCTACACCGCCGGGATCATCGGCTTCTGCTCGGGCACGGGTGACATGCTCGACCTCGTCCAGCTCTACACCGACCGCAAGCCCGGCAACGTACTCGCCAGGTACCTCCCGGCGCTGCGCCAGGTGAACGGATCCGACTCGCACGACGGCCTGGACCCGAACTTCCCCAGGGACTGGCGCAAGGCGGCCCAGGACAGCGCGTTCCAGCAGGCACAGAACGACGAGCGCGACCGCGTGTACTTCAACCCGGCCCTGCAGCAGGGCCGGACGGACGGCCTGGGAACCCTGGGGCAGTTCGCCTACTACGACGCCATCGTCATGCACGGCGACGGCGACGACTCGACCAGCTTCCGCAACATACGCAAGCGCGCCCTGCGTTCGGCGAAGCCGCCGGCCCAGGGCGGCAGCGAGGTCACCTACCTGGGCGCCTTCCTCGACGCGCGCGTGTGGGCCATGAAGCAGGAGGAGGCCCACAGCGACACGAGCAGGGTCGACACGGAGCAGCGGGTGTTCCTGCGCAACGGGAACCTGTGCCTGAGCACTCCGCTCAACTGGAAGGTGTACGGCGACAGTTACCACATCGGCTGA
- a CDS encoding SpoIIE family protein phosphatase has protein sequence MFVLQVVIVLLLVVAAVGALYLQVRHDSRQEARNRSVAVAEAFANAPGTREALSSPDPTAVLQPRAEAARKATGVDFIVVMNTDGIRYTHPKPDRIGKKFVGTIAPALAGQTVVEEVNGTIGRLVQAVVPVKAPDGKVVGLVSAGITTANVGGAANRQLPLVLLAAAAGLALATAGTALVSRRLLRQTHGLGPDEMTRMYEHHDAVLHAVREGVLIVSGEGRLLLANDEAHRLLDLPEDAEGRHVLDLGLAADTAELLASGRVATDEVHLVKDRLLAVNQRPTDVQGGPPGSVATLRDSTELRALSGRAETARERLNMLYDAGVGIGTSLDVTRTAEELAELAVPRFTDFATVDLFDAVLGGGQPEATTPLLRTASCGISEDAPLYKVGRQIRFVDSSPQGRSLRTGQATLEPHLASAPGWHAQDLERAAQVVEYGIHSLISVPLRAGSLVLGVVSFWRSQKAEPFDTEELALAEELVTRAAVSIDNARRYTREHSMAVTLQRSLLPRRLPEQSALDIAYRYLPAQAGVGGDWFDVLPLSGARVALVVGDVVGHGLHAAATMGRLRTAVHNFSALDLPPNELLALLDELVGRIDQDEAAEAAEGTEAAEGGSAPVTGATCLYAIYDPVSRRCTVARAGHPPPALIRPDGTVEFPDVPAGPPLGLGGLPFETADLELEEGSRLVLYTDGLVEDRERDIDEGLELLRGALERAGESPEDTCRVVLESQLAARPSDDVALIVARTQALAVDRIAEWQVPNDPAAVAEVRASVSRRLAVWGLDELAFTTELVLSELVTNALRYGADPIRVRVLFDRTLICEVYDSSSTSPHLRYAAMTDEGGRGLFLVAQLSDRWGTRYTPEGKVIWAEQPLPDVSA, from the coding sequence ATGTTCGTTCTGCAGGTGGTGATCGTGCTGCTGCTGGTGGTCGCCGCGGTGGGTGCGCTGTATCTGCAGGTGCGGCACGACAGCAGGCAGGAGGCCCGCAACCGGTCGGTCGCCGTCGCCGAGGCGTTCGCCAACGCGCCGGGCACCCGCGAGGCACTGAGCAGCCCCGATCCCACGGCTGTGCTTCAGCCGCGCGCGGAGGCCGCCCGCAAGGCGACGGGCGTGGACTTCATCGTCGTCATGAACACCGACGGCATCCGCTACACCCACCCCAAGCCGGACCGCATCGGCAAGAAGTTCGTGGGGACGATCGCGCCCGCGCTGGCCGGGCAGACGGTGGTCGAGGAGGTCAACGGCACGATCGGGCGGCTGGTACAGGCCGTCGTACCGGTGAAGGCGCCCGACGGCAAGGTCGTGGGCCTGGTGTCGGCGGGCATCACCACCGCGAACGTGGGCGGCGCCGCCAACCGGCAGCTGCCGCTCGTCCTGCTCGCCGCGGCCGCGGGACTCGCCCTGGCGACGGCGGGCACCGCGCTCGTCAGCAGACGGCTGCTGCGCCAGACGCACGGCCTGGGCCCGGACGAGATGACCCGCATGTACGAGCATCACGACGCGGTGCTGCACGCCGTCCGCGAGGGCGTGCTCATCGTCAGCGGCGAGGGCCGTCTGCTGCTCGCCAACGACGAGGCGCACCGTCTGCTCGACCTGCCCGAGGACGCCGAGGGGCGGCACGTCCTCGACCTCGGCCTCGCCGCCGACACCGCCGAGCTGCTGGCCTCCGGGCGCGTCGCCACCGACGAGGTGCACCTGGTCAAGGACCGTCTCCTCGCGGTCAACCAGCGGCCCACCGACGTCCAGGGCGGCCCGCCGGGCAGCGTCGCCACGCTCCGCGACTCGACCGAGCTGCGCGCCCTGTCCGGCCGGGCCGAGACGGCCCGCGAACGCCTGAACATGCTGTACGACGCCGGGGTGGGCATCGGCACGAGCCTGGACGTCACCCGCACCGCGGAGGAGCTGGCGGAGCTCGCCGTGCCCAGGTTCACGGACTTCGCGACGGTCGACCTGTTCGACGCCGTGCTGGGCGGGGGCCAGCCGGAGGCGACGACGCCCTTGCTCCGTACCGCCTCGTGCGGCATCAGCGAGGACGCCCCGCTGTACAAGGTGGGCCGGCAGATCAGGTTCGTCGACTCCTCGCCGCAGGGCCGCAGCCTGCGCACCGGGCAGGCCACGCTGGAACCGCATCTCGCCTCGGCGCCCGGCTGGCACGCCCAGGACCTGGAACGCGCGGCGCAGGTCGTGGAGTACGGCATCCACTCGCTGATCAGCGTGCCGCTGCGCGCCGGATCCCTGGTCCTGGGCGTGGTCAGCTTCTGGCGTTCGCAGAAGGCCGAGCCCTTCGACACGGAGGAGCTGGCGCTCGCCGAGGAGCTGGTGACCCGCGCCGCGGTCTCCATCGACAACGCCCGCCGCTACACGCGCGAGCACAGCATGGCCGTGACGCTGCAACGCAGCCTGCTGCCCCGGCGGCTGCCCGAGCAGTCGGCGCTGGACATCGCGTACCGCTATCTGCCCGCGCAGGCCGGAGTCGGCGGCGACTGGTTCGACGTACTGCCGCTGTCGGGCGCTCGCGTCGCGCTGGTCGTCGGCGATGTCGTGGGCCACGGGCTGCACGCGGCGGCCACCATGGGGCGGCTGCGGACGGCGGTGCACAACTTCTCCGCCCTCGACCTGCCGCCCAACGAACTCCTCGCGCTGCTCGACGAGTTGGTGGGCCGTATCGACCAGGACGAGGCCGCCGAGGCTGCCGAGGGCACCGAGGCCGCAGAGGGCGGCAGCGCCCCGGTCACCGGTGCCACCTGCCTGTACGCGATCTACGACCCGGTGTCGCGCAGGTGCACCGTCGCCCGCGCCGGCCACCCGCCGCCGGCTCTCATCCGGCCTGACGGCACCGTCGAGTTCCCGGACGTGCCCGCCGGTCCCCCGCTGGGCCTCGGCGGGCTGCCGTTCGAGACGGCCGATCTCGAACTGGAGGAGGGCAGCCGCCTCGTCCTGTACACGGACGGGCTCGTCGAGGACCGCGAGCGGGACATCGACGAGGGGCTCGAACTGCTGCGGGGCGCCCTGGAGCGCGCCGGTGAGTCGCCCGAGGACACGTGCCGGGTGGTGCTCGAATCGCAGTTGGCGGCCCGGCCGAGCGACGACGTCGCTCTGATCGTCGCCCGCACCCAGGCGCTCGCCGTCGACAGGATCGCCGAGTGGCAGGTGCCGAACGACCCGGCGGCGGTCGCCGAGGTCCGCGCCTCCGTCAGCCGCCGGCTCGCCGTGTGGGGGCTCGACGAGCTGGCCTTCACCACCGAACTCGTCCTGAGCGAGCTGGTCACCAACGCGCTCCGCTACGGCGCCGACCCCATCCGCGTCCGCGTGCTGTTCGACCGCACCCTGATCTGCGAGGTCTACGACAGCAGCAGTACCTCACCGCATCTGCGGTATGCGGCGATGACGGACGAGGGCGGACGCGGCCTCTTCCTGGTGGCCCAGCTCTCCGACCGCTGGGGGACCCGCTACACACCGGAGGGCAAGGTCATCTGGGCCGAGCAGCCCCTGCCTGACGTCTCTGCCTGA